The Natronoglycomyces albus genome has a segment encoding these proteins:
- a CDS encoding orotate phosphoribosyltransferase has protein sequence MTTDTNLARDIYLRSHLVGEFHLRSGVVANEYFDKYLFESDPVLLKRLAEAMAPFVPKEGVDALAGLETGGIPLAVMLSQVTGIPTLFVRKEAKKYGTCRLAEGGDISGKNLFIVEDVVTSGGAVRDAVVELRERGAKVSQGVCVIDRESDGIQNLHALEVHMRTLFTMSQLKAAGA, from the coding sequence ATGACTACTGACACCAACTTGGCGCGGGACATATATCTGCGCTCCCACCTGGTCGGAGAGTTCCATCTTCGCTCCGGGGTAGTGGCGAACGAATACTTTGACAAGTATCTGTTCGAGTCCGACCCCGTGTTGCTCAAGCGTCTCGCCGAGGCCATGGCTCCGTTCGTGCCCAAGGAGGGCGTGGACGCGCTGGCCGGACTGGAGACCGGCGGGATTCCCTTGGCGGTCATGCTCTCGCAGGTGACGGGAATTCCCACCTTGTTCGTGCGCAAGGAGGCCAAGAAGTACGGGACCTGTCGACTCGCCGAGGGCGGCGACATCTCGGGCAAGAACTTGTTCATTGTGGAGGACGTCGTCACCTCCGGCGGCGCGGTGCGCGACGCGGTCGTAGAACTACGGGAACGAGGCGCGAAGGTCTCTCAAGGGGTGTGTGTGATCGACCGGGAGTCCGATGGCATCCAGAACCTGCACGCTTTGGAGGTCCACATGCGGACGCTGTTTACGATGTCGCAGCTGAAGGCCGCTGGCGCCTAG
- a CDS encoding Stk1 family PASTA domain-containing Ser/Thr kinase produces MDNTTTDRRIGHIIDGRYRLTGLIATGGMAAVYEAFDQRLDRTVAVKIISEAHADTDEFLAAFRQEAKTIARLSHPNVVGVFDQGSHEGLPYVVMELVKGITLRDLLNQRRYLSVPEAVEITRQTLEALEAAHSTGLIHRDIKPENILLKEGGKGDRVKVADFGLAEAIQSLGTDGQGRGPNPDKPLLATAAYVAPELVLYQPARPQSDVYAVGVMLFELLTGEVPFDGEDPGQVAQRHVSEDIPSPKTLRGDVPQSLANLTLAATRRDIDQRPVDAGDFGRRLQHIKTANPTTTIGPRPTQNISTAKTTYVPMAQRSGSSPAAQTWMKIGLVAGVLLLLAGLGWWAGFGQYTDTPSLLGQDRETVEEYANERGFTIEFDDGAYSNRVPVDDVFAQEPAAGDRIRSGGTITVTLSLGPEQFTMPDLAGASEEEALNALAKDVNAEVIVVNGYSDTVPQGHVISTEPGAGRTVNSGSAVEVMISDGRAPVTTPEVLSLSEEDARASIERAGLTVGEVDSRYSDSIPEGHVIEQSPRGGEGIGVDGVVDLVLSDGPEPIQVPNVTDMSIEQATEELESLGFVVRVFDLINGDTVFRQSEEAGSTAPKGSTIWIWVR; encoded by the coding sequence GTGGACAACACCACTACCGATCGACGTATCGGGCACATTATCGATGGCCGGTATCGACTCACCGGTTTGATCGCCACCGGTGGGATGGCCGCGGTATACGAGGCGTTTGATCAACGGCTAGACCGCACGGTCGCCGTCAAGATCATCAGCGAAGCCCATGCGGACACTGACGAATTCCTCGCGGCGTTTCGACAAGAGGCCAAAACGATTGCCCGGCTGTCCCATCCCAACGTCGTGGGCGTGTTCGACCAAGGTTCCCACGAAGGTCTTCCCTACGTGGTCATGGAGCTGGTCAAAGGCATCACTTTGCGCGACCTGCTTAATCAGCGCCGGTACCTGTCGGTGCCCGAGGCCGTCGAGATCACCCGGCAGACTCTCGAAGCCCTAGAAGCGGCTCACTCGACCGGACTGATCCACCGCGACATCAAGCCCGAGAACATTCTTCTCAAAGAAGGCGGCAAGGGCGACCGGGTCAAAGTCGCCGACTTTGGTCTGGCCGAAGCCATCCAGTCCTTGGGGACTGACGGGCAGGGGCGCGGGCCCAACCCGGACAAACCTTTGCTGGCCACGGCCGCCTACGTGGCACCGGAGCTAGTGCTCTATCAGCCCGCTCGCCCTCAGTCGGACGTGTATGCGGTTGGCGTCATGCTCTTCGAACTTCTCACCGGTGAGGTGCCCTTCGACGGCGAGGACCCCGGCCAAGTCGCGCAGCGCCACGTGAGCGAGGACATTCCCTCACCCAAGACGCTGCGCGGGGATGTGCCCCAATCGTTGGCGAACCTGACCCTCGCGGCGACCCGCCGCGACATCGACCAACGGCCCGTGGACGCGGGAGACTTCGGTCGGCGGCTACAACACATCAAGACGGCCAACCCGACCACGACAATCGGGCCACGCCCGACCCAGAACATTTCGACGGCGAAGACGACATATGTGCCCATGGCTCAACGCTCTGGGTCCTCACCGGCGGCACAAACCTGGATGAAGATCGGCCTCGTGGCCGGGGTACTCCTCTTGTTGGCCGGCCTGGGGTGGTGGGCCGGATTCGGTCAATACACAGACACGCCCTCGCTGTTGGGTCAGGACCGGGAAACCGTCGAGGAATACGCCAACGAGCGCGGTTTCACCATCGAGTTCGACGATGGAGCCTACTCGAACCGAGTACCGGTGGACGATGTGTTCGCACAAGAACCGGCCGCTGGTGATCGTATCCGCAGCGGCGGCACTATCACCGTGACGCTTTCGCTGGGTCCCGAGCAGTTTACGATGCCCGACCTAGCGGGAGCCTCCGAAGAAGAGGCCCTCAACGCGTTGGCCAAAGACGTGAACGCCGAGGTCATCGTGGTAAACGGCTATTCGGATACGGTGCCGCAGGGGCACGTCATCTCCACAGAACCGGGGGCGGGTCGGACCGTGAACTCCGGCTCGGCGGTCGAGGTCATGATCAGTGACGGCCGTGCCCCAGTGACGACCCCGGAAGTCTTGAGCCTGTCGGAAGAGGACGCCCGAGCCAGCATCGAACGGGCGGGACTAACGGTGGGAGAGGTCGACTCGCGGTATTCGGATTCAATTCCCGAAGGGCATGTGATCGAGCAGAGCCCACGAGGAGGCGAAGGTATCGGAGTCGACGGCGTGGTCGACTTGGTCCTCTCCGATGGACCCGAACCGATCCAGGTTCCCAATGTCACGGACATGTCGATCGAACAGGCCACTGAGGAACTGGAGTCACTGGGCTTCGTCGTACGCGTATTCGACCTCATCAACGGCGACACGGTGTTCCGCCAATCCGAAGAGGCAGGCTCGACGGCGCCGAAGGGGTCGACCATCTGGATCTGGGTCCGTTAA